A genomic window from Deltaproteobacteria bacterium IMCC39524 includes:
- a CDS encoding dihydrofolate reductase: MAMQQPIRNQSTKSLPTVSIIVAMTSERVIGTLQGLPWHLPEDLQLFKRRTLGKTVIMGHKTHQSIGRPLQGRHNIVLSRAPLTITGVQVCSSFIEGLAEAARHGQPIFVIGGAELYKKSLPIASDLHISWVEENAAGDIHFPPFDLDDWRVLSISEYSGFNHIHYQRNNT; the protein is encoded by the coding sequence ATGGCTATGCAACAGCCAATTCGCAACCAAAGCACTAAAAGCTTACCGACCGTATCGATTATTGTCGCCATGACCAGCGAACGGGTCATTGGCACCCTGCAGGGCTTGCCCTGGCATCTTCCCGAGGATTTACAGCTATTCAAACGCAGGACCCTCGGCAAAACGGTCATCATGGGCCACAAAACCCATCAGTCGATAGGCCGGCCACTCCAGGGGCGCCACAATATTGTTTTGAGTCGCGCACCATTAACCATAACAGGCGTACAAGTCTGCAGCAGCTTTATCGAAGGCCTTGCTGAGGCCGCCCGTCATGGGCAGCCGATCTTCGTGATCGGCGGAGCAGAGCTCTACAAAAAATCCTTACCGATTGCATCCGATCTACATATTTCCTGGGTCGAAGAAAATGCAGCGGGCGACATCCATTTCCCGCCTTTCGATCTTGATGACTGGAGAGTTCTTAGCATCTCAGAATATTCAGGGTTCAATCATATCCATTATCAACGCAACAACACCTAG
- a CDS encoding sigma-54 dependent transcriptional regulator, whose product MSIKRILVADDEESIRWVLSKSLTKQGYQVDLAKDGKEALLMSRKQSYDLAVLDIKMPGITGLELLSKFQEECPQALIVIMTAESSMKNAVEAMKRGAYDYLTKPFDLDALDAIIFKAQKASKISAEVSVLKQEIKDHYQLERTIIGQSQPMQKIYKTLGKIAPSDITVLIYGESGTGKELIARAIHFNSPRLGKPFIALNCAAIPGELLESELFGHERGAFTGATERKIGKFEQANDGTIFLDEIGDMPLELQAKLLRVLQEKEVTRTGGNTTIQINTRIVAATNQDLKSKVQQKEFREDLYYRLNVVPLELPALRDRREDIPNLADYFLAKAHQEYASPANGFAKEAMDLLCSYDWPGNVRELENAIQRASLLSPDALLNAADFPDLTSAQGSSGNGTSLEALITQKLQSSLAQIDLQDMDNLYEMVLHQMERPLINIVLEKTRGNQVKAAEVLGINRNTLRKKIQTLNITAKRN is encoded by the coding sequence ATGTCGATCAAACGAATTCTGGTTGCGGATGACGAAGAGAGTATCCGTTGGGTGCTTTCCAAATCCCTAACCAAACAGGGCTACCAAGTTGATCTGGCCAAAGACGGCAAAGAAGCATTGCTGATGAGCAGAAAGCAGAGTTATGACCTGGCGGTCCTTGATATAAAAATGCCAGGCATCACCGGATTAGAGCTTTTAAGCAAGTTCCAGGAAGAGTGTCCCCAAGCGCTGATCGTTATCATGACTGCAGAATCTTCCATGAAGAATGCCGTGGAAGCAATGAAACGCGGCGCCTACGATTATCTGACCAAGCCTTTTGACCTTGACGCACTGGATGCCATCATCTTCAAGGCGCAGAAGGCGTCAAAGATCTCTGCCGAAGTGTCTGTGCTTAAGCAGGAGATCAAAGATCATTACCAGCTGGAGAGGACGATTATCGGTCAGAGCCAGCCAATGCAGAAAATTTACAAAACCCTCGGCAAAATTGCGCCATCAGACATAACGGTTCTCATTTACGGTGAAAGTGGTACCGGTAAGGAATTGATCGCCAGGGCAATTCATTTCAACAGCCCCCGCCTTGGTAAACCTTTCATCGCACTCAACTGCGCCGCGATCCCTGGAGAGCTCCTTGAAAGCGAACTTTTCGGCCATGAAAGAGGCGCCTTTACCGGCGCAACCGAAAGGAAGATCGGCAAATTCGAACAGGCCAATGACGGCACCATCTTCCTTGACGAAATCGGTGACATGCCTCTGGAGTTGCAAGCCAAACTGTTAAGAGTCCTGCAGGAAAAAGAAGTGACCCGCACCGGAGGCAACACAACAATTCAAATCAACACCCGCATTGTTGCAGCGACCAATCAGGACCTTAAGAGCAAAGTGCAGCAGAAAGAGTTTCGTGAAGACCTCTACTACCGCCTGAATGTGGTTCCACTTGAGCTCCCCGCACTACGTGATCGCCGCGAAGATATCCCAAACCTGGCAGACTATTTCCTGGCCAAAGCCCATCAGGAATATGCGTCTCCGGCAAACGGCTTTGCGAAAGAAGCGATGGACCTGCTTTGCAGCTATGATTGGCCAGGCAACGTTCGCGAGCTTGAGAACGCCATCCAGAGAGCCTCCCTGCTCTCGCCCGATGCGCTTCTCAACGCCGCAGACTTTCCAGACCTGACGTCAGCACAAGGTTCCAGCGGCAATGGCACATCGCTGGAGGCATTGATCACACAGAAGCTGCAGAGCTCTCTCGCGCAAATCGACCTGCAGGACATGGACAATCTTTACGAAATGGTGCTGCACCAGATGGAACGCCCTTTGATCAACATCGTTCTGGAAAAAACGCGCGGCAACCAGGTAAAGGCCGCAGAAGTCCTCGGAATCAACCGCAACACTCTGCGCAAGAAGATCCAGACTCTCAATATCACGGCGAAACGTAACTAG
- a CDS encoding ATP-binding protein, protein MISREPLPDTGSTLYSRILENIDRAVIAFDQEGCITLFNPAAEALMERSSRQMAGQHYEALFKDQETLLYLVKVALNESRSITDDEGLYLHRANASPLPVNAYAAPIYTNRGNQDGAVMIIRDLSRIKELEGTLRRADRLSILGTLAAGLAHEIKNPLGGIKGAAQLLAMELPKENSLLDYTQIMVKEVDRINFIIEELMELGNPRTPEFAEVDLAKILDDIVLLQREAARNQNTKFTLRFDPSIPPVRGDESLLTRLFLNLIKNAREAIAHDGEVTIETRIASSYHMTGPGRRSSPMVDITIRDTGCGIAVEEMERIFTPYFTTKIKGSGLGLAISQKIIEDHNGLLKIESTPDEGTTMIVSLPLRR, encoded by the coding sequence ATGATTAGCCGTGAACCTTTACCTGATACCGGCTCTACTCTCTACAGCAGGATTCTGGAGAACATAGACCGTGCGGTCATTGCCTTTGATCAGGAAGGCTGCATCACACTCTTCAATCCGGCCGCAGAAGCGCTCATGGAGCGTTCTTCCAGACAAATGGCCGGCCAGCACTACGAAGCCCTTTTCAAAGATCAGGAGACACTCCTATATCTGGTCAAAGTGGCCCTCAACGAAAGTCGCTCCATCACCGACGACGAAGGTCTCTACCTGCACAGGGCCAATGCATCCCCGCTGCCGGTCAATGCCTACGCAGCTCCGATCTATACCAATCGCGGCAACCAGGACGGGGCGGTTATGATCATCCGTGATCTGTCCCGCATCAAGGAGTTGGAAGGGACTCTCCGGCGGGCTGACCGCCTGTCGATCCTGGGGACCCTGGCCGCTGGACTGGCACACGAGATAAAAAACCCGCTGGGAGGCATTAAGGGCGCCGCCCAGCTTCTTGCCATGGAGCTGCCGAAAGAAAACTCTCTGCTGGACTACACGCAAATCATGGTCAAAGAAGTGGATCGTATTAATTTCATCATTGAGGAACTCATGGAGCTGGGTAATCCACGCACACCCGAATTTGCTGAAGTCGACCTGGCCAAAATTCTTGACGATATAGTTTTATTGCAACGAGAAGCAGCCCGTAACCAGAACACAAAGTTTACCTTAAGGTTCGACCCCAGCATTCCGCCGGTCCGAGGAGACGAAAGCCTGCTGACCCGGCTCTTCCTGAACCTTATAAAGAATGCGCGTGAGGCTATAGCCCATGATGGCGAGGTTACGATCGAAACGAGAATCGCCTCGAGCTACCATATGACCGGCCCGGGCCGACGCTCATCACCTATGGTGGACATCACGATCCGCGATACCGGCTGCGGAATTGCTGTCGAGGAAATGGAGCGCATCTTCACTCCTTACTTCACCACCAAGATCAAAGGTAGTGGCCTGGGGCTGGCTATTTCGCAAAAAATTATTGAAGACCACAATGGCCTGCTTAAAATTGAGAGCACCCCTGATGAGGGGACCACTATGATTGTTTCTTTACCGCTACGCCGTTAG
- the dusB gene encoding tRNA dihydrouridine synthase DusB has translation MYIGSLKLKNPIFSAPMAGISDLPYRLIMKRHGAALVYSEMISANGLFYSGKATRKLLHSSPEEHPLAVQLFGDTPERLAEATEQVEEYGELIDLNLGCPVRKVIRSGAGSALLREPEKVAHIVAAVRRATTRPLTVKIRSGWDHDSVNFTEIARIAVEEGVDAITLHPRTRSQMFGGSADWTQIKALKKAVSVPVIGSGDLFSAECIKTMFEQTGCDAVMVGRGGYGNPWIIQQALELLADKPGSQPSTEERFAVAKEHLGLCLETFGPQKTLGHMRKHLCWYVRGMENSAGFRSGINQTRTINEMSTLLDNFFTSSLGSDAQR, from the coding sequence ATGTATATCGGCTCCCTTAAACTCAAGAACCCCATCTTTTCTGCGCCTATGGCGGGCATCTCTGACCTGCCTTACAGGCTCATCATGAAACGCCATGGCGCCGCACTGGTCTATTCTGAAATGATCAGCGCTAATGGCCTATTCTATAGCGGGAAAGCCACTCGCAAGCTCCTCCACTCCTCTCCGGAAGAGCACCCCCTGGCCGTGCAACTCTTTGGAGACACTCCGGAAAGACTCGCTGAAGCGACCGAGCAGGTAGAAGAATATGGTGAGCTGATCGATCTCAATCTCGGTTGCCCAGTACGTAAGGTTATCCGCTCTGGAGCAGGCAGCGCCCTTCTACGTGAACCGGAGAAGGTCGCACACATCGTCGCTGCGGTGCGTCGCGCAACAACACGACCGCTGACAGTCAAAATCAGGTCTGGCTGGGACCACGATTCTGTCAACTTTACCGAGATTGCCCGTATCGCCGTTGAAGAAGGCGTAGATGCCATCACTCTGCACCCACGCACACGCTCTCAGATGTTCGGTGGATCCGCCGACTGGACGCAGATAAAAGCGTTAAAAAAGGCTGTCTCGGTACCGGTTATTGGCAGCGGAGACCTCTTTTCTGCAGAGTGTATTAAAACCATGTTTGAGCAGACTGGATGTGATGCGGTCATGGTCGGTCGAGGCGGATATGGCAACCCCTGGATCATTCAACAGGCCCTTGAGTTGCTCGCAGACAAGCCGGGAAGCCAGCCGAGCACAGAAGAGCGTTTTGCCGTCGCCAAAGAGCATTTGGGGCTTTGCCTGGAAACATTCGGCCCGCAAAAAACACTGGGACATATGCGCAAGCACCTCTGCTGGTATGTCCGAGGGATGGAGAACTCGGCGGGCTTTCGCTCCGGTATCAACCAGACACGAACAATTAACGAGATGAGCACCCTGCTCGATAATTTCTTCACCTCTTCACTAGGGAGTGATGCCCAAAGATGA
- a CDS encoding citrate (Si)-synthase, with amino-acid sequence MSTLKKVLSQKIDAHRPRITKLVKQCGDVKLGDVTIAQAIGGARGVKCLVTDISYLDPFEGIRFRGLTIPETFDALPKVPGSEYPFVEGFWYMLLTGDVPTMDQTLEVVEDWKKRAEVPQYVYDVLNALPDDAHPMAMFSSAVLAMQRDSVFAKNYREGKFNKMTCWEDMYEDCNNMMAKLGPIGAYIYNKKYRNNDQIAADPNLDMGGNFAHMIGQSDDYKDVSRMYFILHSDHESGNVSAHTTHLVASALSDAYYAYSAGLGGLAGPLHGLANEEVLRWTQNFMEELGGEVPTEEKLKEALWATLNSGQVIPGYGHAVLRKTDPRYTSQREFCMKTEGLKDYPLFQLVRMIFEVAPGVLTEHGKAKNPWPNVDAQSGVIQWYYGVTQYEFYTVLFGIGRALGCLANITWDRALGYGIERPKSVTTAMLEEAAGI; translated from the coding sequence ATGTCTACACTGAAAAAAGTTCTGAGTCAGAAAATTGATGCACATCGCCCCCGGATCACCAAGCTGGTCAAGCAATGCGGCGATGTCAAACTGGGTGATGTTACCATCGCTCAGGCTATCGGTGGCGCTCGTGGCGTCAAGTGCCTGGTTACCGATATCTCTTATCTCGACCCCTTCGAAGGTATCCGCTTCCGTGGCTTGACCATTCCTGAGACCTTTGATGCTCTGCCAAAAGTTCCCGGTAGTGAATATCCTTTCGTCGAAGGCTTCTGGTACATGCTTTTGACCGGTGATGTTCCGACCATGGATCAGACCCTTGAGGTTGTAGAAGACTGGAAGAAGCGTGCAGAAGTTCCTCAGTACGTTTATGACGTTCTGAATGCCCTCCCTGATGATGCTCATCCTATGGCCATGTTCTCCAGCGCCGTTCTCGCCATGCAGCGCGACTCTGTGTTCGCTAAGAACTACCGTGAAGGTAAGTTCAACAAGATGACCTGCTGGGAAGACATGTACGAAGATTGTAACAACATGATGGCCAAGCTTGGTCCGATCGGCGCATACATCTACAACAAGAAGTATCGCAACAACGATCAGATTGCTGCTGATCCGAACCTCGACATGGGCGGCAACTTCGCTCACATGATCGGCCAGAGTGATGATTACAAGGATGTGTCCCGTATGTATTTCATCCTCCACTCTGATCATGAGTCCGGCAACGTTTCTGCCCATACGACTCACCTGGTTGCTTCGGCCTTGTCCGACGCATACTACGCATACAGCGCTGGCCTTGGCGGCTTAGCTGGTCCTCTGCACGGTCTGGCAAACGAGGAAGTTCTTCGTTGGACCCAGAACTTCATGGAAGAGCTCGGTGGTGAAGTTCCGACCGAAGAGAAGCTCAAAGAAGCTCTCTGGGCGACTCTGAACAGCGGTCAGGTTATCCCGGGTTACGGCCACGCCGTTCTCCGCAAGACCGACCCACGATACACTTCTCAGCGTGAGTTCTGCATGAAGACAGAAGGTCTCAAAGACTACCCATTGTTCCAGTTGGTCCGGATGATCTTTGAAGTTGCTCCTGGTGTCCTCACCGAGCACGGTAAAGCCAAAAACCCTTGGCCAAATGTCGACGCACAGTCCGGCGTTATCCAGTGGTACTACGGTGTTACCCAGTACGAGTTCTACACCGTTCTGTTCGGAATCGGCCGTGCACTTGGCTGCCTCGCCAACATCACTTGGGACCGCGCTCTCGGCTACGGTATCGAGCGTCCTAAGTCGGTTACGACTGCAATGCTGGAAGAAGCTGCTGGCATCTAG
- a CDS encoding fused MFS/spermidine synthase: MSISGLHKRFVYLIFALSGCCALIYEILWSKYLSLTFGNTMIAVSVVAATFMAGLALGSFLLGRYSDRDANLLKTYALLEIGIALTALLFVPTLSVVEHLYAYWVQLLPNFPWLTTSLHIFFSAMLLLPPSICMGGTFPLMCRFFARRKSGAQIGRLYALNTLGATLGTFSAGYILIPTLGLSRTGFLAIFGNLVIAGICFALSKRYGAVDADGHADEIKVSQHLDLAKHRPILIAVALIGFLSLGYEILWTRVLLLFLGNTSYAFSLMLSVYLVCVATGGYLYACLSNPQVNEKKVFLVLSLMMSGSVLLAAPFYDRLAHLFQFAHEVSGENWWFLTLLSFVIVLFVIGLPTILSGALLPAAVAIIDPGKKHTGQGVGMVVLHNTTGAVLGSLVAGFVMVPAFGLLNSFKYLAVVNLVMVFILALHFRQRGVSLRMVPSVAIAGILLVFVPMSWDAKLINSGVYCYASKYTKMGGMERVLSEERILEVIEGRDCTVAVHESVDGDFRFFSVNGKTDGGTGGDMSTQFLIGQIPLMLHQAPKDVLVIGLGTGLTLNGMSSHPVENINCVEISPEVVKAEKYFKEFNGNALAEPNVNLFVTDGRNLLFTHTKKYDVIVSEPSNPWQSGNSNLFTDDFYQIAVDRLKEGGLFCQWIGLYDITVDNLQIVSQTFLHNFPRALVFKSGSDLILIGSSSPLKIDYQRMKNRFSNKKIAEIMGSINLRSPGDLIAKHYLFDEATLASLAGNAILNTDDLPTLEYSAHHNIGDNTLGAFQMDNMAAINETIPSKTMLPVRNLGSQKQAVAQALRELGAGYAMVGSNAIAKHFMAKAASID; encoded by the coding sequence ATGAGTATCTCAGGACTGCACAAGAGGTTTGTTTATCTCATCTTTGCCCTATCAGGTTGCTGTGCTCTGATCTATGAAATTCTCTGGTCAAAGTATCTCTCGCTAACCTTCGGCAACACCATGATTGCAGTCAGCGTGGTTGCAGCGACCTTCATGGCAGGCCTGGCGCTCGGTAGTTTTCTCCTTGGTCGTTATTCCGATCGAGATGCGAACCTGCTTAAAACATATGCCCTGCTTGAAATCGGAATTGCTTTAACGGCGCTGCTTTTCGTGCCGACCCTGAGTGTCGTCGAGCATCTTTACGCCTATTGGGTACAACTCCTGCCTAACTTCCCTTGGTTAACTACCTCTCTTCACATTTTCTTCTCCGCCATGCTTCTGCTGCCACCGAGCATCTGTATGGGGGGAACTTTTCCCCTTATGTGCCGATTTTTCGCCCGACGAAAATCGGGAGCTCAGATTGGGAGGCTCTACGCGCTCAACACATTAGGTGCGACCTTAGGGACCTTCTCGGCCGGGTATATACTGATTCCGACCCTTGGACTTTCACGCACTGGTTTTTTGGCAATCTTCGGCAATCTCGTTATTGCTGGTATCTGTTTTGCTCTGTCGAAAAGGTATGGTGCTGTAGATGCTGATGGTCATGCAGATGAGATAAAAGTTTCTCAGCACCTGGATTTAGCCAAACACCGGCCAATCCTGATTGCTGTTGCCTTGATCGGTTTCTTGAGCCTTGGCTACGAGATTCTCTGGACCCGGGTATTGTTGCTGTTCCTTGGCAATACGAGTTATGCCTTCTCGCTGATGCTGAGTGTCTATCTGGTTTGCGTCGCTACCGGTGGTTACCTTTATGCTTGCCTCAGCAATCCGCAGGTGAACGAGAAAAAAGTCTTTCTGGTCCTCAGTTTGATGATGAGTGGGTCTGTCCTTTTGGCAGCTCCCTTCTATGACAGATTGGCACATCTGTTTCAGTTTGCTCATGAAGTCTCGGGTGAGAACTGGTGGTTCCTTACGCTGCTCTCGTTTGTGATAGTTCTCTTCGTCATTGGCCTGCCGACAATCCTCTCTGGTGCCTTACTGCCTGCCGCAGTGGCCATCATAGACCCAGGCAAAAAGCACACTGGCCAAGGGGTCGGAATGGTGGTTCTTCACAATACCACAGGTGCTGTTTTGGGAAGTCTTGTCGCTGGCTTTGTCATGGTTCCAGCATTTGGCTTATTGAACAGTTTTAAATACTTGGCGGTCGTTAATCTGGTTATGGTGTTCATCCTTGCCTTGCATTTTCGTCAAAGGGGGGTGTCGCTTCGAATGGTTCCGTCTGTCGCTATCGCTGGGATCCTCCTTGTCTTCGTACCAATGTCGTGGGACGCAAAATTGATCAATAGTGGAGTCTACTGCTACGCTTCGAAATACACCAAGATGGGTGGCATGGAGAGGGTCCTCTCCGAGGAAAGAATCCTTGAGGTTATTGAAGGCCGCGATTGCACTGTAGCGGTTCATGAAAGCGTAGACGGCGACTTTCGCTTCTTCTCAGTGAACGGCAAAACCGATGGCGGCACAGGGGGGGATATGTCCACCCAGTTTCTGATCGGGCAAATCCCCCTGATGTTGCACCAGGCACCGAAAGATGTACTGGTTATTGGTCTCGGCACAGGACTGACACTGAATGGGATGAGCTCTCACCCGGTGGAAAATATCAATTGCGTTGAAATTTCGCCTGAGGTGGTTAAAGCAGAAAAATACTTCAAAGAGTTCAACGGCAATGCGCTTGCTGAACCGAACGTCAATCTGTTTGTCACTGATGGACGGAATTTATTGTTTACCCATACTAAAAAGTACGATGTCATCGTCTCCGAGCCCTCTAATCCCTGGCAGAGCGGCAACAGTAACCTGTTTACGGATGACTTTTATCAGATCGCTGTCGATCGACTAAAAGAAGGAGGGTTGTTCTGTCAATGGATCGGTCTCTATGACATTACTGTCGACAACCTGCAGATTGTCAGCCAGACGTTTCTGCATAATTTCCCTCGCGCTCTCGTATTCAAGTCGGGGTCCGATCTGATCCTGATCGGTTCATCGTCCCCGCTCAAAATCGACTATCAGCGAATGAAAAATCGTTTCTCCAACAAGAAAATTGCCGAGATTATGGGCAGTATAAACCTTCGGTCACCGGGGGACTTGATTGCCAAACATTATCTTTTTGATGAGGCTACCCTGGCGTCGCTCGCCGGCAACGCCATACTTAATACCGACGATCTGCCGACACTTGAATATTCGGCACACCACAATATTGGCGATAACACTCTCGGTGCCTTTCAGATGGATAATATGGCGGCTATCAACGAAACCATTCCTTCAAAGACCATGCTTCCTGTGCGCAATCTTGGTTCCCAAAAGCAGGCTGTAGCACAGGCCTTAAGAGAGCTTGGGGCCGGATACGCTATGGTCGGTTCAAATGCTATTGCAAAACATTTCATGGCTAAGGCTGCGTCAATCGACTAG
- a CDS encoding aldo/keto reductase — translation MQSLTFNNNDKMPILGLGTWKAEPGAVGKAVQEAVRIGYRHIDCAAIYGNEAEIGKALEEVMQTGLVKRDELWITSKLWNNAHAREEVSIALKTTLADLRLDYLDLYLIHWPVATRPEVIFPRKADEFFSLAEMPLNETWAGMEDCVENGLTKHIGVSNFSIKKIEELNSAKIRPEVNQIELHPYLQQEEMLNYCKKHNIYLTAYSPLGSGDRPEAMKAANEPSLLENSKVVNIAQAHGCKAAQVLLKWAIQRGTSVIPKSTNPDRLAENLDAANLKLSNQEMAELEKLERGFRYVNGEFWTMEGSPYTLTELWG, via the coding sequence ATGCAATCACTGACATTCAACAATAATGATAAGATGCCGATCCTCGGCCTGGGCACATGGAAAGCAGAGCCAGGGGCCGTTGGCAAAGCTGTTCAGGAAGCGGTCAGGATCGGTTACCGGCATATCGATTGCGCCGCAATATACGGTAACGAAGCAGAAATCGGCAAAGCACTTGAAGAGGTTATGCAAACCGGGCTGGTTAAACGCGACGAGCTATGGATCACATCAAAACTCTGGAACAATGCTCACGCAAGAGAAGAGGTTTCAATCGCCCTGAAAACAACTCTCGCCGATCTGCGCCTGGACTATCTCGACCTTTATCTGATTCACTGGCCGGTGGCCACACGGCCAGAAGTTATTTTTCCGAGAAAAGCCGATGAATTTTTCAGCTTGGCAGAAATGCCATTAAATGAAACCTGGGCAGGCATGGAAGATTGCGTTGAGAATGGACTGACCAAGCACATCGGTGTCTCCAACTTCAGCATCAAGAAAATCGAAGAGCTAAACAGCGCAAAAATCAGACCGGAGGTTAACCAGATCGAGTTGCATCCCTACCTGCAACAGGAGGAGATGCTGAACTATTGCAAGAAGCACAATATTTACCTGACGGCTTATTCGCCACTTGGCTCAGGGGACCGGCCTGAAGCCATGAAGGCTGCAAACGAACCCAGCTTACTTGAGAATTCGAAAGTCGTGAATATCGCCCAGGCTCATGGCTGCAAGGCGGCACAAGTTCTACTCAAGTGGGCCATTCAACGTGGCACTTCGGTAATACCTAAATCGACCAACCCGGATCGTCTTGCTGAAAACCTTGATGCAGCAAACCTTAAGCTCAGCAATCAGGAGATGGCAGAACTAGAAAAGCTGGAGAGGGGCTTCCGTTATGTCAATGGCGAATTCTGGACGATGGAAGGTTCACCTTATACTCTGACCGAGCTGTGGGGCTAA
- a CDS encoding protein ligase yields MSPFNLYNNFPLLRFDQPWSLEKFAGKGELNKQVTFDELLLEKVGHGEIGPCLYINSTPRCLVATVRESRMSNFEAAQQVLAAQGWPVVVRCTGGSCVPQGPGVINLAVIHPKVKGWHLEDGYQLLCALLREFLAGYDLDATTGEVPGSFCDGNYNLQVAGQKLVGTAQRWAGGSRESAAVLAHACLMVDMDLVEATGKINSLYSLCDNPQQFLPQACTTLRDCLGPMTSQTTEAFVVEVEQRLLLMAKEFFNISS; encoded by the coding sequence ATGAGTCCCTTTAACCTTTACAATAATTTTCCTCTTCTGCGCTTTGATCAACCCTGGTCATTAGAAAAGTTTGCCGGCAAAGGTGAGCTCAACAAGCAAGTAACCTTTGACGAACTCTTGCTGGAGAAGGTTGGTCATGGCGAAATTGGGCCTTGTCTATATATCAACAGCACTCCCCGTTGCCTGGTCGCGACAGTCAGGGAATCTCGTATGTCCAACTTTGAAGCAGCACAACAGGTTTTAGCTGCTCAAGGGTGGCCGGTCGTCGTGCGTTGTACCGGTGGATCCTGTGTGCCGCAGGGCCCCGGTGTTATCAACCTTGCCGTGATTCATCCCAAGGTTAAAGGCTGGCATCTCGAAGATGGCTATCAGCTGCTCTGTGCTCTCCTGCGAGAGTTTCTCGCAGGATATGACCTCGATGCAACCACCGGTGAAGTCCCGGGTTCTTTTTGTGACGGCAACTACAATTTACAAGTCGCCGGTCAGAAACTGGTGGGGACGGCTCAGCGCTGGGCTGGCGGTAGCCGGGAGAGCGCCGCGGTGCTTGCTCATGCCTGCCTGATGGTCGACATGGACCTGGTGGAAGCGACGGGAAAAATCAACTCCCTTTATAGCCTCTGCGATAATCCGCAACAGTTCTTGCCGCAAGCGTGTACAACCCTGCGCGATTGTTTGGGGCCCATGACCTCGCAAACGACAGAGGCCTTTGTGGTGGAAGTTGAGCAACGCCTGCTGTTGATGGCTAAAGAATTCTTTAACATCTCAAGTTAA